One Kineococcus radiotolerans SRS30216 = ATCC BAA-149 DNA window includes the following coding sequences:
- a CDS encoding GGDEF domain-containing protein, whose product MIATAPEVRTGDTGSPRARSSRVHGGGLRLAVTTAVVVAVLAAVAPVLVGSSAPAAAVWWPAAGAALALAARHPARRWWCVAGTLVGTLAASLLPSGAGTTVTFASAQALQCGVGAALITVLGRGEPARLRRGRDAWRLTAGALAGVTAAALLVQLAGDSGAGATYALGQLLGILLVAPLLVLRPSAPAADQRRARAALTEWVLVLALSLGVSAAVFRDGAVGPWSFLVVVPILWGAARLGVARALSCQLVVAVVATGGTATGRGAGTADDVALQALLFTSGAVALVMSLVVRSRERAVVTASRREDVFRRTFDDALLGVALLRLRPDGSAVVARANDRLQSMLGVEVAVGSDWAEQVHPDHRETFVAAAAEMAEEVVAGRPAQWHAELQHGDGEVWLELAASAWPTPGGEGPGEVGAVVQVVDVTQRRLVQRRLREAALHDPLTGLPNRTLLEDRLRHALSAAHRSGDRVALLYCDLDDFKPVNDTGGHAAGDHVLIAVAERLSAAVRPGDTVARIGGDEFAVVCPDLPDEAAAAVVAGRIVEAMAEPFPVAGWEFRVGISVGLAMAGSRTDAARVLQQADAAMYEAKGSGKGRVRSAAPARRTIDLRGTGA is encoded by the coding sequence CCCCCGCGCGCGGTCGTCGCGCGTGCACGGCGGCGGGCTGCGGCTCGCGGTCACGACCGCCGTGGTCGTCGCGGTCCTCGCGGCGGTGGCCCCGGTGCTGGTGGGGTCCTCCGCACCCGCCGCCGCGGTCTGGTGGCCGGCCGCGGGGGCGGCCCTGGCCCTGGCCGCGCGCCACCCCGCCCGGCGGTGGTGGTGCGTCGCCGGGACGCTGGTGGGGACCCTCGCCGCGAGCCTGCTGCCCTCCGGGGCGGGCACCACGGTCACGTTCGCGAGCGCGCAGGCGCTGCAGTGCGGGGTCGGCGCCGCGCTGATCACCGTGCTCGGCCGCGGGGAGCCCGCGCGCCTGCGACGGGGCCGCGACGCGTGGCGGCTGACCGCCGGCGCCCTCGCCGGGGTCACCGCCGCCGCCCTGCTCGTCCAGCTCGCCGGCGACTCCGGGGCCGGGGCGACGTACGCCCTCGGCCAGCTCCTCGGCATCCTGCTCGTCGCGCCGCTGCTCGTGCTGCGCCCCTCCGCGCCCGCGGCGGACCAGCGCCGCGCCCGGGCCGCGCTCACCGAGTGGGTGCTGGTCCTGGCGCTGTCCCTGGGGGTGTCCGCCGCCGTCTTCCGCGACGGGGCCGTGGGTCCCTGGTCCTTCCTCGTCGTCGTCCCGATCCTGTGGGGCGCCGCGCGCCTGGGGGTCGCGCGGGCCCTGAGCTGCCAGCTCGTCGTCGCCGTCGTCGCCACCGGCGGCACCGCCACCGGGCGCGGCGCCGGCACCGCCGACGACGTCGCCCTGCAGGCCCTGCTGTTCACCTCCGGCGCCGTCGCCCTGGTGATGTCGCTGGTGGTGCGCTCGCGCGAGCGCGCCGTCGTCACCGCCTCCCGCCGCGAGGACGTCTTCCGCCGCACCTTCGACGACGCCCTGCTCGGGGTGGCCCTGCTGCGGCTGCGCCCGGACGGCTCGGCCGTCGTCGCCCGCGCCAACGACCGCCTCCAGTCGATGCTGGGCGTGGAGGTCGCCGTCGGGTCGGACTGGGCCGAGCAGGTCCACCCCGACCACCGCGAGACCTTCGTCGCCGCCGCCGCCGAGATGGCCGAGGAGGTCGTCGCCGGCCGTCCCGCGCAGTGGCACGCCGAGCTGCAGCACGGCGACGGCGAGGTCTGGCTGGAGCTGGCCGCCTCGGCCTGGCCCACGCCCGGCGGGGAGGGCCCCGGGGAGGTCGGCGCCGTCGTGCAGGTCGTCGACGTCACCCAGCGCCGCCTCGTCCAGCGCCGGCTGCGCGAGGCCGCCCTGCACGACCCGCTGACCGGGCTGCCCAACCGCACCCTGCTGGAGGACCGGCTGCGCCACGCCCTGTCCGCGGCCCACCGCAGCGGCGACCGGGTCGCGCTGCTCTACTGCGACCTCGACGACTTCAAGCCCGTCAACGACACCGGCGGTCACGCCGCCGGCGACCACGTCCTCATCGCGGTGGCCGAGCGCCTCTCCGCGGCCGTCCGTCCCGGCGACACCGTCGCCCGCATCGGCGGCGACGAGTTCGCCGTCGTCTGCCCCGACCTGCCCGACGAGGCCGCCGCGGCCGTCGTGGCCGGGCGGATCGTGGAGGCGATGGCGGAGCCGTTCCCCGTCGCCGGGTGGGAGTTCCGGGTCGGCATCAGCGTCGGCCTGGCCATGGCCGGCTCCCGCACCGACGCGGCGCGGGTGCTCCAGCAGGCCGACGCCGCGATGTACGAGGCGAAGGGGTCGGGCAAGGGCCGCGTCCGCAGCGCCGCCCCCGCCCGCCGCACCATCGACCTGCGCGGCACCGGGGCCTGA